One Ananas comosus cultivar F153 linkage group 1, ASM154086v1, whole genome shotgun sequence DNA window includes the following coding sequences:
- the LOC109717729 gene encoding CEN-like protein 2 produces the protein MAKPSDPLTVGRVIGEVIDSFSPTVKMYVTYNCNKTVCNGHEFYPSAVAPKPRVEVQGGDLRNFFTLVMTDPDVPGPSDPYLREHLHWIVTDIPGTTDASFGREVVGYESPRPNIGIHRFVFVLFQQKRRQSVVAPPSRDGFSTRRFASENDLGLPVAAVYFNAQRETAARRR, from the exons ATGGCGAAACCGTCGGATCCTCTTACCGTTGGGAGAGTGATTGGAGAGGTAATAGACTCATTCAGCCCGACGGTCAAGATGTATGTGACCTACAATTGCAACAAGACGGTGTGCAATGGACACGAGTTCTACCCTTCTGCCGTCGCACCCAAACCTAGGGTTGAGGTCCAAGGGGGTGATCTCAGGAATTTTTTCACATTG GTAATGACAGATCCTGATGTTCCGGGCCCAAGTGATCCGTACCTAAGGGAACACCTCCATTG GATCGTGACCGACATTCCTGGCACAACGGATGCTTCGTTTG GGAGGGAGGTGGTGGGCTACGAGAGCCCGCGTCCGAACATCGGCATTCACCGCTTTGTCTTTGTGCTCTTCCAGCAGAAGCGACGCCAGTCGGTGGTCGCCCCGCCGTCCCGCGACGGCTTCTCCACCCGCCGCTTTGCCAGCGAGAACGACCTCGGCCTCCCCGTTGCTGCCGTCTACTTCAATGCCCAGCGGGAGACTGCCGCTCGCAGGCGCTGA